A stretch of Ectothiorhodospiraceae bacterium BW-2 DNA encodes these proteins:
- a CDS encoding DUF2919 family protein, which yields MNPKKLYGFNAYDEHFNLKVPIAIRFAILFGIKNLFLIFLAFNPSQRLSGSGIGLFKDIVNPWILFSDLFAAIVLLSWIKRDIKAGELWRKLWLHGRELLLISYFYHILYVSFFLITSTRIDESLGWFSLLMVLIDILVIRYLIISPIATDLFRDFPAKN from the coding sequence ATGAATCCCAAAAAACTATACGGCTTCAATGCCTATGATGAACACTTTAATCTTAAGGTACCAATCGCAATCCGCTTTGCAATTTTGTTCGGAATTAAAAATCTATTTCTTATCTTCCTCGCATTTAATCCTTCACAGCGGCTATCAGGTTCAGGGATAGGGCTATTTAAAGATATCGTTAACCCATGGATATTATTTTCGGATCTATTTGCGGCTATCGTCCTATTAAGCTGGATAAAACGCGATATCAAGGCAGGAGAATTGTGGCGTAAATTATGGCTCCACGGTCGAGAATTACTTTTAATTTCATATTTTTATCATATATTATATGTCTCATTTTTTTTGATAACCTCAACTCGGATTGATGAATCATTAGGCTGGTTTAGCTTGCTAATGGTATTAATTGATATTTTAGTAATACGCTATCTAATTATAAGCCCAATTGCCACAGATTTATTCCGAGATTTTCCAGCCAAAAATTAA
- a CDS encoding envelope biogenesis factor ElyC: MDLLFILKKIIGHLLMPLPLLLLLFGAALLLLYSRYYRWGRRLTLLAVLVLLLLSIPPLTQPLISAYEQRYPPLNLNKETTAAQAIVILGGGTISTPAGASALAQLSSAASARLSEGVRLAHRYPTLPLIVTGSGVFHNLSNAELYALAAQELGLTANRLIPLTKPNDTEEEGEAIAAQIGRTTPFYLVTSASHMPRAMRIMQQLGLQPIAAPTDYLRSQKQLWIDYLPTETAWDDMRRYWHEQIGMLWLTLRGVD; the protein is encoded by the coding sequence ATGGATCTACTCTTTATTCTCAAAAAAATCATCGGCCACCTACTCATGCCGCTGCCACTACTATTGCTACTATTTGGTGCCGCACTGCTACTACTCTATAGCCGCTACTATCGATGGGGACGGCGCTTGACACTACTAGCAGTTTTAGTGCTACTACTGCTCTCCATTCCACCACTCACCCAGCCACTCATTAGCGCTTATGAACAGCGCTACCCGCCACTCAATCTCAATAAAGAGACAACCGCAGCCCAAGCGATTGTGATACTCGGCGGTGGCACAATTAGCACACCGGCAGGTGCCTCAGCACTAGCACAACTTAGCTCCGCCGCAAGCGCCCGATTAAGCGAAGGAGTACGACTCGCCCACCGCTACCCGACTCTCCCTCTTATTGTTACCGGCAGTGGCGTTTTTCATAATCTTAGCAATGCCGAACTCTACGCCTTAGCAGCACAAGAGTTGGGGCTTACAGCTAATCGCCTCATCCCCCTAACCAAACCCAACGATACCGAGGAGGAGGGGGAAGCGATTGCGGCACAAATAGGCCGAACAACCCCCTTCTATCTAGTCACTTCAGCCAGCCACATGCCACGAGCGATGCGCATTATGCAGCAGTTAGGACTGCAACCGATAGCCGCCCCTACCGACTATCTTCGTAGCCAAAAGCAGCTCTGGATAGACTATCTACCGACCGAAACAGCATGGGATGACATGCGCCGCTACTGGCACGAGCAGATCGGTATGCTCTGGTTAACCCTGCGAGGCGTAGATTAA
- a CDS encoding adenylate/guanylate cyclase domain-containing protein: protein MNSVNRGLYTSMMLSLIMLIIALISIQLIARRLTKPLGQLVTNARLLSRFRFHELQPISSPFTEFQRLDESMQQMKWGLDSFQRYVPTQLVRQLLDQQQPISPGGELTPVVLFSSDINGFRQLTEQMTPQQKVLYLSHYQSELIQTLRHNGATIDKFIGDRLLAFWGAPERSDNDIYLACQGALDSLQAITLLNRDLRRNHLPTMQIRIALHFDHCIAGNFGSEERLFYSILGDGVELCHWLEKLNKRYQSKIIVSESVYQRIATDFSFRWLDRLTGPDGQNYTLYELMARVDEGDTSQRQEFISRFERALRTDLEDNDPEAARQQFKELAQHYPHDGATAWHLQRLEQHHS from the coding sequence ATGAATAGCGTCAATCGCGGCCTCTACACCTCAATGATGCTCTCGCTGATTATGCTGATTATCGCTCTCATTTCGATTCAGCTCATCGCCCGCCGCCTCACCAAACCGCTAGGGCAGCTAGTCACTAACGCCCGCCTCCTCTCCCGATTTCGCTTTCATGAGCTACAACCGATCTCCAGCCCCTTCACCGAATTTCAGCGACTCGATGAGAGTATGCAGCAGATGAAATGGGGTCTTGATAGCTTTCAGCGCTATGTTCCGACCCAGCTAGTACGCCAGCTACTAGATCAACAGCAGCCGATAAGCCCCGGCGGTGAACTGACACCGGTGGTGCTGTTTAGCTCTGATATTAACGGCTTTCGCCAACTCACAGAACAGATGACACCACAGCAGAAGGTACTCTATCTCTCCCACTATCAGAGCGAGCTAATTCAAACACTGCGCCATAACGGTGCCACCATCGATAAGTTTATCGGTGATCGCCTACTCGCCTTCTGGGGGGCGCCGGAGCGAAGTGATAACGATATCTACCTCGCTTGTCAGGGGGCGCTCGACTCACTCCAGGCGATAACGCTGCTTAACCGCGATCTACGCCGCAATCATCTACCGACGATGCAGATCCGTATCGCCCTCCACTTTGATCACTGTATCGCCGGCAACTTTGGCTCTGAGGAGCGCCTCTTCTACTCCATCTTAGGTGACGGCGTCGAGCTGTGCCACTGGCTAGAAAAACTCAACAAACGCTACCAGAGTAAGATTATTGTGAGTGAGTCGGTCTATCAACGGATCGCAACCGACTTCAGCTTCCGCTGGCTTGATCGGTTAACGGGGCCAGATGGCCAGAACTATACCCTCTATGAGTTGATGGCACGGGTCGATGAGGGGGATACTAGTCAGCGGCAGGAGTTTATCAGCCGCTTTGAACGGGCGCTGCGTACCGATTTAGAGGATAACGATCCAGAGGCAGCACGACAGCAGTTTAAGGAGCTGGCACAACACTACCCCCACGATGGGGCAACAGCGTGGCACCTACAGCGATTGGAGCAACACCACTCATGA
- a CDS encoding transposase produces the protein MKYNPEIHHRRSIRLKWYDYSQAGAYFVTICTQNRECLFGEISNGEMQLNDAGKILQMTWDALPSHYPHIELDEWVVMPNHFHCIILLTGSVEAGFKLAPSVLLPLAPTRHGLPEIIRALKTFSSRRINESRQTPGTKLWQRNYWEHIIRNEMELNHLREYIQNNPAQWELDKLHPSIWC, from the coding sequence ATGAAATATAATCCAGAGATTCATCATCGTCGCTCTATTAGGTTGAAGTGGTATGATTATTCTCAGGCCGGAGCCTATTTCGTAACTATCTGCACCCAAAATCGGGAGTGTCTATTTGGGGAAATTTCAAATGGTGAAATGCAATTGAATGATGCAGGAAAAATATTGCAGATGACATGGGATGCATTGCCCAGCCACTATCCGCATATTGAATTGGATGAATGGGTGGTGATGCCCAATCATTTTCACTGCATTATTCTATTGACGGGTTCTGTGGAGGCGGGTTTCAAACTTGCCCCCTCTGTCCTGCTGCCCCTCGCCCCTACACGCCATGGATTACCGGAAATCATTCGGGCGTTAAAAACATTTTCATCCCGACGCATTAACGAATCGCGCCAAACCCCGGGTACAAAATTATGGCAACGCAATTATTGGGAACATATCATCCGCAACGAAATGGAATTGAATCATCTCAGGGAATATATCCAAAACAATCCTGCCCAATGGGAATTGGATAAATTACATCCGAGCATCTGGTGTTGA
- the argB gene encoding acetylglutamate kinase, with protein sequence MSIDIEQAQYNARILGEALPYIRRFAGKTIVIKYGGNAMIDKQLKIGFARDVVLMKLVGINPVLVHGGGPQISDLLKRVGKTSEFIDGMRVTDRETMDIVQMVLGGLVNKEIVSLINQQGGNAVGLTGKDANFIRARKLTFERQRPEMHEPEIIDIGHVGEVARIQAGVVDMLLHGNFIPVIAPIGVGDDGESYNINADVVAGKLAECLTAEKLILLTNTAGLLDKTGQVLTGLSASRVDELIADGTIYGGMLPKIGCALSAVQNGVQSAHIIDGRVEHALLLEIFTDSGVGTLIQSR encoded by the coding sequence GTGAGTATCGATATCGAACAGGCGCAATATAACGCCCGTATTTTGGGGGAGGCGCTCCCCTACATTCGTCGTTTTGCTGGTAAGACCATTGTGATCAAATATGGCGGTAATGCCATGATTGATAAGCAGCTAAAGATAGGTTTTGCCCGCGATGTCGTGTTAATGAAGCTAGTTGGCATCAATCCGGTATTGGTGCATGGCGGTGGGCCACAAATTAGCGATCTCTTAAAGCGGGTGGGTAAAACCTCCGAATTTATCGACGGTATGCGGGTCACTGATCGCGAAACGATGGATATTGTACAGATGGTGCTCGGTGGACTAGTCAATAAGGAGATTGTCTCGCTAATCAATCAGCAAGGCGGTAATGCTGTCGGATTGACCGGCAAGGATGCAAACTTTATTCGCGCACGAAAGTTAACCTTTGAACGGCAGCGGCCGGAGATGCACGAACCGGAGATTATCGATATCGGCCATGTCGGCGAGGTGGCACGCATTCAGGCCGGTGTGGTCGATATGTTACTGCACGGGAACTTCATTCCCGTTATCGCCCCGATTGGGGTAGGAGACGATGGAGAGTCGTATAACATTAATGCCGATGTGGTGGCCGGTAAATTAGCGGAGTGCTTAACGGCAGAGAAGCTGATTTTGCTCACCAATACCGCCGGATTACTCGATAAAACGGGGCAGGTATTAACCGGCCTCTCAGCTTCCCGTGTCGATGAGCTAATAGCCGATGGTACGATTTATGGCGGGATGCTGCCTAAAATAGGTTGTGCCCTCTCGGCGGTACAAAATGGGGTGCAGTCGGCGCATATTATTGATGGTCGGGTAGAACATGCGTTGCTGTTGGAGATATTTACCGATTCGGGGGTGGGGACGCTAATTCAGAGCCGTTAA
- a CDS encoding dUTP diphosphatase: MHRVEYQILDPRLGDSIPLPDYATTGSAGIDLRACLQQPLCVRSGETRLISTGIAIHLGDDHLAAMILPRSGLGHKHGIVLGNLVGLIDSDYQGELMISCWNRGETPFTINIGDRIAQLIVVPVVRPHWQQVAHFTPTDRAEGGFGHTGRD, encoded by the coding sequence GTGCATCGAGTTGAGTATCAGATTCTGGATCCGCGTCTAGGGGACTCTATTCCTCTACCCGACTATGCAACTACCGGATCGGCCGGCATTGATCTGCGTGCTTGTCTGCAGCAGCCGCTGTGTGTCAGATCGGGGGAGACACGACTCATTTCGACCGGCATAGCGATCCATCTTGGGGATGATCATCTGGCAGCGATGATTCTACCCCGCTCTGGATTAGGGCATAAACACGGCATTGTATTGGGCAATTTGGTTGGCTTAATCGATTCAGATTATCAGGGTGAGTTGATGATCTCCTGTTGGAATCGGGGTGAGACACCGTTTACGATCAATATTGGCGACCGTATTGCGCAGCTCATCGTTGTGCCGGTGGTTAGACCGCACTGGCAGCAAGTAGCACACTTTACGCCCACGGATCGAGCTGAGGGTGGATTTGGCCACACTGGCCGAGACTAA
- the coaBC gene encoding bifunctional phosphopantothenoylcysteine decarboxylase/phosphopantothenate--cysteine ligase CoaBC translates to MAQRTILLGVSGGVAAVKIPALIRLLVEEGIGVEAILTHSALQFVTPLSLRSMGAVSVSGPEWESHSPMSHIDQSRRVDAIVLAPTTAHLLARLALGLADDYLTTTLLASLPTTPLLIAPAMNLQMWQAETTQLHVATLKQRGVRFIGPESGVLACGETGAGRMVAPERLVDELLSLLEANAQERPLSNYTVTVTAGPTQEAIDAVRFISNHSSGKMGYAIAAAAQKLGATVRLVSGPVALTPPPRVERVAVTCAEQMYRAVMAQPGDIFIAAAAVADYRVKESSTTKMKKGALTWSLELVPTVDILAKVAALPPPQRPFCVGFAAETDNLLHYAQQKLERKRLDMVAANWVGREEGGFHREMNQLFLIDSSGEVIELPLMAKSQLAQRLLAEVVRKMVLESSRASS, encoded by the coding sequence ATGGCGCAACGCACTATTTTGCTAGGCGTAAGCGGCGGAGTGGCAGCGGTTAAAATACCGGCACTCATTCGCCTACTGGTGGAGGAGGGGATTGGGGTAGAGGCTATCCTTACCCACAGTGCACTGCAGTTTGTGACCCCTCTATCGCTGCGGTCGATGGGAGCGGTGTCGGTCAGTGGCCCTGAGTGGGAGAGCCACTCCCCGATGTCTCATATCGATCAGAGTCGGCGGGTGGATGCCATTGTACTTGCCCCGACCACAGCGCATCTATTGGCACGACTCGCCCTAGGGTTAGCCGATGACTACCTGACCACCACGCTGCTCGCCTCTCTGCCCACCACGCCGCTGCTGATTGCGCCAGCGATGAACCTGCAGATGTGGCAGGCGGAGACGACCCAGCTCCATGTGGCGACACTGAAACAGCGCGGTGTCCGCTTTATCGGCCCCGAGAGCGGTGTGCTAGCCTGTGGTGAAACGGGGGCCGGACGCATGGTGGCTCCGGAGCGACTGGTCGATGAGTTACTCTCCCTTTTAGAGGCTAATGCCCAAGAACGGCCGCTATCTAACTACACTGTGACGGTGACCGCAGGACCGACACAGGAGGCTATCGATGCGGTTAGATTTATCAGTAACCACAGCTCCGGTAAGATGGGCTATGCCATCGCGGCGGCGGCTCAAAAGCTAGGGGCAACCGTGCGGCTAGTGAGTGGGCCGGTCGCACTCACGCCACCCCCTAGAGTTGAAAGGGTGGCTGTCACCTGTGCCGAACAGATGTATCGGGCGGTAATGGCGCAGCCGGGGGATATCTTTATTGCCGCCGCCGCAGTGGCCGACTATCGAGTTAAAGAGAGCTCAACGACAAAAATGAAAAAAGGAGCTTTAACTTGGTCGCTTGAGTTGGTGCCAACGGTCGATATTTTGGCTAAAGTCGCCGCCCTGCCGCCGCCGCAACGACCGTTTTGTGTCGGGTTTGCGGCCGAAACCGATAACCTGCTCCACTATGCGCAACAGAAACTTGAGCGCAAACGGCTCGATATGGTGGCGGCTAATTGGGTGGGTCGTGAGGAGGGGGGGTTTCATCGTGAGATGAATCAACTATTTTTAATAGATAGCAGCGGCGAGGTGATCGAACTGCCGTTAATGGCTAAATCGCAACTAGCGCAGCGGTTACTCGCCGAGGTGGTGCGCAAAATGGTATTGGAGAGCAGTCGTGCATCGAGTTGA
- a CDS encoding porin, which translates to MTISLKRARCYWGAAVLLLPTLLVQAETTLSGQLQQEWLDWSSGEAGLSGWQLSDGGTHHDGAEESSLSHTDAGASELMVAHSQHLTNRYNGIGYASLGLNWQGEELWQRRELYLGLRSEQSLWRIGRLSSSYKDVTLSWDPFTATFMQARGNGGFSAHHLGYFDGAIRYDSNWWGIDLGAMVAIDRSDLNRNGEVDGNDSFSLSLRYPLKRWDLVLAYTDDQLRLQSQATKLALRWHYQKSTLTLQYEVMDQALAAGNDELWNGYLSYSYSAEAIQLSLALGRQLSKLGDDLDYYHLGIKFPLSKNFIVHSGYRVTRSSNSQTDLDESAYGLGLRILF; encoded by the coding sequence ATGACAATCTCTCTTAAGCGTGCTCGCTGCTATTGGGGCGCTGCAGTGCTGCTCTTACCCACCCTTTTGGTACAGGCTGAGACAACGCTCTCCGGTCAACTACAGCAGGAGTGGCTCGACTGGAGCAGTGGTGAGGCGGGGCTATCGGGGTGGCAGTTAAGTGATGGCGGTACCCACCACGATGGTGCGGAGGAGAGTTCGCTCTCCCATACCGATGCGGGTGCCTCTGAGCTAATGGTGGCCCATAGCCAGCATCTAACTAACCGCTATAACGGTATCGGCTACGCTTCGCTAGGGCTTAACTGGCAGGGGGAGGAGCTTTGGCAGCGGCGCGAGCTCTATCTAGGGCTACGGAGTGAACAGAGCCTATGGCGCATCGGGCGGCTTAGTAGCAGCTACAAAGATGTCACCTTAAGCTGGGATCCCTTTACCGCAACCTTTATGCAGGCACGAGGTAACGGCGGCTTTTCGGCCCACCATTTAGGATACTTTGATGGCGCGATTCGCTACGACTCTAACTGGTGGGGGATCGATTTAGGGGCGATGGTGGCGATTGATCGCAGCGATCTTAACCGTAATGGCGAGGTCGATGGCAACGACAGTTTCAGCCTCTCGCTGCGCTACCCGCTCAAACGGTGGGATCTGGTCTTAGCCTATACCGATGATCAGCTACGACTCCAGAGCCAAGCGACTAAATTGGCGCTGCGCTGGCACTACCAAAAATCGACGCTAACCTTGCAGTATGAGGTGATGGATCAGGCGTTGGCCGCTGGCAACGATGAGCTGTGGAACGGCTATTTGAGCTACAGCTATAGCGCTGAGGCGATTCAATTGTCGCTAGCGCTAGGGCGGCAGCTATCAAAGCTTGGTGATGATCTCGACTACTATCATTTAGGCATTAAATTTCCACTATCGAAAAACTTTATTGTCCACAGTGGTTATCGAGTGACCCGCTCATCGAATAGTCAGACCGATTTGGATGAGTCGGCCTATGGTCTAGGGTTACGCATTCTATTTTAG
- a CDS encoding sensor histidine kinase, which translates to MLAQYSGKIRGLLLLLALVILLLLGNILRLAWMVDQQADEAWREYQLNFDKLSLVNQMLANMQASARGYLSSVRIVDPFELDELLQRTSALRSEYIVLNNRLHSLPLDRFEQQQIERITTNSVAVREQMFNYHQRLIAEETVVQRVEFVVEHLLHGQQSNQQLMDELLQYVKGKMEQKSLHYERQQQQHMKWVTRQLLLSVAIILSSIVSGLWLFWHERRLILRQNSALNSANQTLEQRVRLYTRELIAERDALLAAKQAAEAANHAKGQFLAKVSHELRTPMHSILSFSALGERRANAIELAKLQKYFGNIHSSGQRLMRLIEDLLDISKMESGKFCLALQPATLEEVVRRVVQELEPLLQERHIRPVLEIKEANLRFCFDRMRLSQVVTNLLFNAIKFSPQEGEILITLWRQSESVGLDSACVSIEDQGEGVEEQALEAIFDKFEQAQRSRYSNIAGTGLGLAICREIIGAHQGRIWAENRSCGGAKFQFCLPMAPQITEDSDDNLS; encoded by the coding sequence ATGCTAGCGCAGTACTCGGGTAAAATTCGCGGGCTGCTGCTGCTACTAGCGCTGGTTATTCTGCTGCTGCTGGGAAATATATTGCGTCTGGCATGGATGGTTGATCAGCAGGCAGATGAGGCGTGGCGGGAGTATCAACTTAACTTTGATAAACTGTCGTTGGTGAACCAGATGCTCGCCAATATGCAGGCCTCGGCGCGGGGCTACCTCTCCTCGGTGAGGATAGTCGATCCGTTTGAGCTCGATGAGCTGTTACAGCGAACTTCGGCACTGCGTTCAGAGTATATTGTGCTCAATAACCGCCTACATAGCCTGCCACTGGATCGCTTTGAACAGCAGCAGATAGAGAGGATAACTACCAACAGCGTTGCCGTCAGAGAGCAGATGTTTAACTACCACCAGCGACTGATAGCTGAGGAAACGGTAGTACAACGGGTCGAGTTTGTGGTTGAGCATCTGCTCCATGGGCAGCAGAGTAACCAGCAGTTAATGGATGAGCTGCTGCAGTATGTGAAGGGTAAAATGGAGCAAAAGAGTCTCCACTATGAGCGGCAACAGCAGCAGCACATGAAGTGGGTGACCAGACAGTTACTGCTATCGGTAGCGATTATTTTGTCCTCTATTGTGAGTGGTTTATGGCTATTTTGGCATGAACGGCGGCTCATTTTGCGCCAAAATAGTGCGCTTAACTCCGCCAATCAGACGCTAGAGCAGCGAGTTCGACTCTATACCCGAGAGCTCATTGCCGAACGGGATGCTCTGTTAGCGGCGAAACAGGCTGCCGAGGCGGCGAACCACGCTAAGGGGCAGTTTTTGGCCAAAGTCTCGCATGAACTACGCACGCCGATGCACTCCATTTTAAGCTTCTCGGCGCTAGGCGAGCGTCGTGCTAACGCCATCGAGCTAGCGAAACTGCAAAAATATTTTGGCAATATCCACAGCAGCGGGCAGAGGCTGATGCGGCTAATTGAGGATCTACTCGATATCTCCAAAATGGAGTCGGGCAAATTTTGCCTTGCGCTACAACCGGCAACACTAGAGGAGGTGGTGCGTCGTGTAGTGCAGGAGCTAGAACCGCTGCTGCAGGAGCGACATATCCGCCCGGTGCTGGAGATAAAAGAGGCGAATTTACGCTTCTGTTTTGATAGAATGCGCCTCTCTCAAGTGGTCACCAACCTGCTGTTTAATGCGATTAAGTTCTCACCGCAAGAGGGGGAGATTCTCATTACCCTCTGGCGCCAGAGCGAGAGCGTGGGGCTAGATAGCGCCTGTGTCTCGATTGAGGATCAAGGCGAGGGGGTCGAGGAGCAGGCCCTGGAGGCTATTTTTGACAAATTTGAACAGGCTCAGAGGAGCCGTTACTCCAATATTGCGGGGACGGGGCTGGGACTGGCGATTTGTCGTGAAATTATTGGAGCCCATCAAGGTCGAATTTGGGCAGAAAACCGCAGCTGTGGTGGGGCGAAATTTCAGTTCTGCCTCCCCATGGCGCCACAGATAACTGAGGATAGTGATGACAATCTCTCTTAA
- a CDS encoding sensor domain-containing diguanylate cyclase codes for MSSDDSIVDLHWLLGVIQHVDVGLIVLDRHYRVKLWNAFMENHSGKSPNEVNGRELFELIPETPREWLKNKLDSVFILKNSSFSTWQQRPYIVQLRSYRPLTGASEWMYQNVTFLPLSGMSSDIEQICLIIYDVTDMAMNTMQLQQQSRTDHLTRLLSIHAWEQQVGAELGRTLRTGTTSTLALVTVDDFDKINQQYGYQAGDEVLKIVAQLITTCMRGSDVAGRYGERRFGVILTDTDEEGGVIFLHRLQQAASEEQITYSHHAITLTLSAGVAERPTLGSERELWLERVDIALNEALEQGRGSVMSYKQMFLI; via the coding sequence ATGAGCAGCGACGACTCGATTGTCGATCTCCACTGGTTATTGGGGGTTATTCAGCATGTCGATGTTGGGCTGATCGTGCTCGATCGCCACTATCGGGTCAAGCTCTGGAACGCTTTTATGGAGAACCACAGCGGTAAGAGTCCGAATGAGGTCAATGGCCGCGAGCTATTTGAGCTGATTCCGGAGACGCCGCGTGAGTGGCTGAAAAATAAGCTCGATTCGGTGTTTATTCTCAAAAACAGCTCCTTCTCCACTTGGCAGCAGCGACCCTACATTGTGCAGCTACGCAGCTATCGGCCGCTAACGGGGGCCTCGGAGTGGATGTATCAAAATGTCACCTTTTTACCGCTATCGGGAATGAGTAGCGATATCGAACAGATCTGCCTTATCATCTACGATGTGACCGATATGGCGATGAACACCATGCAGCTACAGCAGCAGAGCCGTACCGATCACCTAACTCGCCTACTGTCGATTCACGCTTGGGAGCAGCAGGTAGGCGCTGAGTTAGGAAGGACGCTACGCACCGGCACCACCTCGACGCTGGCGCTGGTAACCGTAGATGATTTTGACAAAATAAATCAACAATATGGCTATCAAGCCGGCGATGAAGTGCTTAAAATTGTGGCTCAACTCATCACCACCTGCATGCGCGGCAGTGATGTGGCGGGTCGCTATGGCGAGCGCCGTTTCGGGGTCATTTTGACCGATACTGATGAGGAGGGGGGAGTGATATTTCTACATAGATTACAACAGGCGGCGAGTGAAGAGCAGATCACCTATAGCCACCACGCGATTACCCTAACACTCTCTGCCGGTGTCGCCGAGAGGCCGACACTCGGTAGCGAGAGAGAGCTCTGGTTAGAGCGGGTCGATATTGCCCTCAATGAGGCACTTGAACAGGGTAGGGGGAGCGTGATGAGCTATAAGCAGATGTTTCTGATCTGA
- a CDS encoding response regulator, whose product MAMPIVICDDSSFARKQVARSLPEGWDVDISFATNGEEAVAALQAGKGDILFLDLTMPILDGFGVLERIRDRDLPTLPIVISGDIQPESQRRVKQLGAIAFIKKPVNREEIAQILESYGVLELLNHEQPPPQREESLEFHDWCQEIANVSMGRAADLLAQLIDDTVELSIPEVSMLGERELNRALLSSNSRGISHVVQGFTGSGLFGETVVVFHDIDFDNLAQAMRYGEQASRDNEVELLMELANVLVGSFLKGVSDLLHVTFSRSHPHLSLHMQGDEDIIRNLSPTERVLTIKLSYTIGQKRVKCDQLLLFPEASITQLQQHARFIVGEEL is encoded by the coding sequence ATGGCAATGCCGATAGTCATTTGTGATGACTCTAGCTTTGCACGCAAACAGGTCGCCCGATCGCTACCTGAGGGGTGGGATGTCGATATCTCGTTTGCAACCAATGGTGAGGAGGCGGTTGCCGCCTTGCAGGCGGGTAAGGGGGATATTCTGTTTCTCGATCTAACCATGCCGATACTCGATGGCTTTGGAGTGCTAGAGCGAATTCGCGATAGAGATCTACCGACGCTACCGATTGTCATTTCAGGCGATATTCAGCCCGAGAGTCAACGGCGGGTTAAACAGCTCGGTGCTATCGCTTTCATTAAAAAGCCGGTCAATCGCGAAGAGATCGCCCAAATTCTGGAATCCTATGGGGTATTAGAGCTACTCAATCACGAACAGCCGCCGCCGCAGCGTGAAGAGTCGCTTGAGTTTCACGACTGGTGTCAGGAGATCGCCAATGTCTCTATGGGGCGGGCGGCTGATCTACTAGCGCAGCTCATTGATGATACGGTGGAGCTCTCGATTCCCGAAGTCTCGATGTTGGGGGAGCGGGAGCTTAATCGAGCGCTGCTCTCCTCCAATAGTCGCGGCATCTCCCATGTCGTACAGGGCTTTACCGGTTCGGGGCTGTTTGGTGAAACTGTGGTGGTATTTCACGATATCGACTTTGATAATCTGGCTCAGGCGATGCGTTACGGCGAGCAGGCGAGTCGGGATAACGAGGTTGAGCTGCTCATGGAGTTAGCCAATGTGCTAGTCGGTTCGTTTTTAAAAGGGGTCTCCGATCTACTCCATGTGACCTTTAGTCGTAGCCACCCCCACCTATCGCTCCACATGCAGGGCGATGAGGATATTATTCGTAATCTATCTCCCACCGAGCGGGTGCTGACGATAAAGTTGAGCTATACCATCGGTCAAAAGCGGGTGAAGTGTGATCAACTGCTCCTCTTCCCAGAGGCCTCAATTACCCAGTTGCAGCAGCATGCACGATTTATTGTAGGGGAGGAGCTATGA